From the genome of Tenrec ecaudatus isolate mTenEca1 chromosome 1, mTenEca1.hap1, whole genome shotgun sequence:
CCTGGCTCTCTGagcctctggtggcgtagtggtaacACCCTGGGCggcgaacctcaaggtcagcagtttgaaaccacctaccgctctcactactatcaagtcattgctgactcatgactATGGAGTTGTAGctgtggagctgctggcggtttcaaactgccgatcatGGTattgcagcccagcacataacagctataccacgagggctcctacgggaacaagatgaggttttctactctcttgtagagtcacagtctcagaaacccaggagcagttctacctgtcctgtagggtcaccctgtcctgtgagtaaatctttataggagcaaacagcctcctctttctcccccagcacGATTGGTGGGTtcgaatcactgacctttcagtgagcaccTCAGTACCTAGCCCATACGCCCCCGGGGTGATAGCCCACAACGCTCCTGAGATGGGGGAGCTGGTAGCTCAGCTGCAACGTCACCAGTGGGTCCCGAGAAGGGACAGCAGGGCTAACAGTCGAGTGTGGGGGGAGCACGGTAGGGGGGGAAATCTGAAGGCACACCTGGTCAAGTCCCCCTTTATCACAGCAGTCTGTCACACCCAGCAATGGCCACCCAGCAGTGGCTCCGTCTCCCAGTACTCTAGGATGTGGGCCTCGTCATCACCTCCATTCTGCAACAGAAGTGAAGAGACCGGTTCACGGTCTAGAATTGACCTGTGTTCCAGACCACGGCCCACAGGACAGGGGAACACGTGAGCAGGGACTCGGGCCTCTCCCAAGCCCCCAGTTCCTGAAACCTATGGTGGCCTGAAACCCACCTGGGAGTCCTTGGACAATGTCCCAGCCTTCAGGGTCACCAGCCCCTTCCATCAGCTGAGCCTCCTCTGACCCCTTCCCTCTGTTCCAGGGCTCTGCCTCCTGTTGGCTCTGTTGGACATCAGATCCCAGGAAGCAGGCAGGGGTAAGTCTGTGGGAGCACTGCAGTCATAGCCAGAGCTGGGGAGGGACCTGGACCCCCCCCCATCCCACACCTGCAGCCCAGGGAGGATGAGGCTAAGACCCGcctcccatgcccagcaccccCTCCTCTGGACTCAGCCTTACCTTCTGACCATAGTCTCTGCACCCACAGCTGATTGTGCCTCGTGGTGCCCCCCAAACTCCATATGTATCAATGCCACCACCTGTCGCTGTAACCCGGGATTCATTTCTGAATTTGGGGAAATCATCACCAGCCGTCTGGATTTCTGCGACGGTATGGAGGCTCGGGGTGTGCGGGAGGGGAAACCAGGGATGCTGGGGCATCCCATGACGgcggggggtagggaggggccaTGGTGGGAGCATCTCAACCCTTGACCTTGAGATTCACATCAAGgacaaggaagagaaaaagacCAAAACCTGACCTCAcccctgtggctcaattttcagccacccAAGGGCGACAATAACGCTAGGGAGGCACAATCAGTGCCTGTAAAGCAGTgctcctcaaccttcctcgtgccacaaccctttcacacagttcctcatgtggtggtgacccccaaccagaacgctattttcattgctacttcatcactgtcattttgctaccgtgaggaatcgggtgacccctgggaaagggtcgttcgacccccaggttgagaaccgctgccctagagcaaACAACCCTTTTCCATCTGAAGGACAGCCTTTGGGTGAGGGCAGGGTTGGGAAGTGCTGAgtaagggggaggtaggggaatggGAGACACAGGGCCGAAGTGGGGTGACATGAAGTCATATTGTGAGTCATATTAATCAGTGAGATGAAACGTGTCTGAGTTGCTGACTGGAAAACagatttctctgtaaactttcagccaaataacaataaaaatttaagagggagaaaaaggaaaagatatGAAGGAAGAGAGATaaaaagtgagtgagggggatggataacagaattgtaggtggatGGCGGATAACTATATATACATTTAGCATAATACTAAGGGTTTCTGGAGtggtgggtgggagagggaggggataaaggggatctgatatctaagagttcaagaaagaaaatgttttgtaagtgTTGGTGACAGCAGTGGTGTAATGATGCTTGATCTAATCTAACCatgggttgttataatatctgtaagagtccctaataaaatggaaagggaaaaaaagggagTAAGcagagctgctcagagggagagggGTGCACAGCTTCCCACCCGTCCCCCACCTTGGCCACTGTGTGCAAACCTACGGTGCCGGCAGGAAGGTGAACAGAGCCAACTAAGAGGCCTTCAGGAATGGCTCGCTCAAGCCGCAGCCCAGCCACAACATTTACgtcggccttcctcttttcaagaGGCATTGATTTAGTGCCAGGTCCTGTGAGGTGACCCTGTGCCCTGTTGTGTCCCAGACGTCAACGAATGTGCGCTGCCCCACGAAGAGGACTGTGGAAGTTTTGCCCAGTGTGAGAATGTGGAGGGGAGTTTCTTCTGCATGTGCCAACCAGGATTTGAGCTCGTTTCTGGGGGGAGAAAATTCAAGAATGCAAGTGAGAACACGTGTCAAGGTAAGACATCCCCCCCCCAAACAGGCCTCGAGGAGGTGGGTCACCAGAGCTGTTCCTGTGACTGTGAAGGGCGGTGTCTGGCCACCTGTGTGCTaggacaggcaggcaggtgaGAGCCAAGGCCTGGACCCCAGGCGCCTGGATCCACAACCGGCCTTTGCCATGCGACAGCTGTGTGCGACAGTGGCCAGCGTCCTTACGCATGGAGTGAGTGTAGTCACGTGGGCCACCTGGTCATACCATTGTTGTTTTTCTgtcatttaaatttaaaaaaaaaggagcgGGCGAGCACGTCCCCAGCTTTTGAAGGTCAAAGCAAGAGCCATTGTGCCTTATGGCAACTGTGTGGCCTTGAGCAGCTGACTTGGCTTCCCTGCACCTCAGTTTACCCATCTAGTCAAGGAAAATGACCAGGGGAGCCTGgctgggaaggaaaatgaggtcATGAGAGGGCCTGCTGGCAGCCGATGCACAAGATTTGTCTTTATCCACTATGGCTGTTGAAACCATCGCCAGGACCCAGGCTGGGGGGTTTCGGGGGCCTCCCCCCTACCCAGGCTGTGCCCATTTCCCAGAGGTGTGGGCCGGGAGAGGGGAAGGGCTCACAGGGCAGGTGGGAGTCAGCAGTGGGCAAGCAGGAGCCAGGACTCAGGCTGGAGAGTCCAGCCCACCCTGAACAGGACATGCTGGGCCCGAGGACAGAGTCATCGTGAACTGGGAAAAACCCTCTTGTCCAGGACACAGTCGTGTTTGGGGAATAGAAGGGTGGGCCGGCTTTCAACACCCACTTGTCCCCTCTGCCGAGCACCCTGAGCAGGGAGGGACACCCTGAACACCCACACACGATGGTCATGGGTCCCTCTCCGTGTGCCCGGGCCGGAGGGACCTTCCACTCACTGCTTCCTGCCCCACATGAAGGGCTGGGGAGGGTCCTTGCTGCCCTGTTAGATGCAGGCTGGGGCTGAGAGGGAGCTCAGGCAGACACATGGATAAGCAGAGGTGAAGTTAGAGAGGCCTCGTCAGACATCAAGATTGGGGGGCTGGGGGCGGATCCTGCTGGTTTGGAGCAGGACTGTGGCCTAAAGACCCAGCTGGGTGAGGAGTCCTACCTGTGCCGCACCAGGGGCTCCCGTCTCAGCCTGACCCCCATTTTCCGGCCAAGGCTCTGCCTAGCCCCTCCCACCTAATGTAAACTCCAAGGCCTGAGGAGAACTCTGGAAGAGACAGGGTGGAGATGCTTTGTCTctgtctctcacacacacgcacacacatgcagagCGGGGTGAAGAAACTGTCTGGAGCAGTCAGCAGAGAAGATGTGTTCAGCCTGTGGTCAcctcctgggagctggagtccGAGTGGGTGCGGATGAGAGAGCGCTGACCCGAGAGGGCAGCCGGGATTGCCAGGCAACCCGGGCCAGAGAATGGCTGTCCTGAGAAAGCCTTCCAAAGGTGCCTGGAGCCAGAGGTCACTGCCAGGAGCCCAGCCGAGTCGTGCTAGGGGTGCAGCGATTCCCAGGACCCTGGTCCCGTTCATCTCCTCCGGATGCCTCAGAACCAGCTAGGGTTGGTGTGGATGGAGAAAGGGGGTCTGAGCGGGCAGATGTTTCCAGCCACATCTGGATAGCCGAGCACCTGGGCCGCCCCACTCACCCATGGACACCTCCGTGTGAATTAGAAAAAGGCACCTTCGCAGGGGAGGGACGGCCGAATGGAGGCTTCTGCACCAGGAAGCACACCATCCCCAGGCTGGGGGGTGGCCCCCGACGGCAGGCGTCCACCACGCTCTCCTTCCCCTTGCAGACGTGGACGAGTGTCAGCAGATTCCAAAGCCCTGTCCAAAGAGCAGCACCTGCAGGAACACGGTGGGCCACTACAGATGCCTGTGCCATCCCGGCTTTGAGTTCAGTCCACAGGACCCGAAGCAGTGCACAGGTAGAGCCCCCGGAGGAGGACGTGAGAGGCTGGCCTGGAGGCCGGGTGTGGATGGAGGAAGTCACACAGCCCAGGAGGTGGGAGAAGAGTCTCAGATTCCTACAGCACCGAGGGCCTGCCCAAGGACTCGCCCCGGTGGAAGGTCCTGACACAGACCCGGAGCTTTCTGGAACTGGAGCCTCCTGCAGGGCTCTCTGCCTCTGAGCGCAGTCCATGGATTATTCTTGTCCATCTCATGCAAACAGACAGGGAGGTGCCACTTCTGGTTCTGAGAAGGGGAACTGAGGCCGGAGCTGGGGCGGTAACAGGGGAGCGCCCTTAGTCAGGAAGTGCAGCTGCCATGACTCAGTTTCCCTCCTCCACAAACGAGGCCACAGTCCCAGCGGCACTCCTCTTGGGTGGAGGCCACCATATAGGTCTTCGAGATTGAAGTTGAAGGCCACCAAGTGGTAGCCCTGTCAATAACGGCCGGGGTCCTGGGCTCAGGTTCTGGGCAGCAAGAAGGTAGGGAACCGGGGGTGGTGAGCCAGGCTGGGCAGGACCTGAACTTCTGGCTCTGTCCTCAGATGTGAATGAGTGTAACTTGAAGCCAAGCCCTTGCCGCAACACCACCCACTGCTGCAACAAGCTGGGCAGCTACCAGTGCTTCTGCAGGCCTGGCTGGAAGCCGAAACCCGGGTCCCCCCATGGCCCAAACACCACCGACTGTGAAGGTACATAGCTCCGTTCAGGCCCTATTCCGGGAGATTCGATTGGGACATCTGATCCCGGATTCTAGGGCACCCACACCAGCCAAGCAGAATGGGTGCTGGTGCCCCCTGCTGAGCCACACGTTCACCCTTCTgagcctcccaggggggaagtcaGGGGAGGAACTGAAGATGTGtgtggtgtggggagggggggcccGCGGGATGAGGGgttggtgggagtggggggaaggaCCCAGGTCGAAGGAATTTTAATATAGCTACACAAGGACGTTGTAGGGGCTTAGGCCCTGCATGTCCAGAAGTACTCTGGACACTCCCATGACCCCCACCTCACCCACTCAGGTTCGTGCTAGCAGGAGGGAGGGATGAGGCAGGCAGAAGAACCGGGGCCTGATCCAGGCTAGGACAAGGCCTGTCCTGTCCATGTCACCAGACAGGAGCAAGTGGGGTGCCCTCCCTCCTGGAACGGCACCCACGAGGCTTGGTGCACGCCCTGGTGCCTGGCTGCTGCAGCAGAGAGCAGAGGGGCCCCGGAGTCTTTCCTCTCTCAGGCAAGGAGGAGTTCTGTCTCCTCAGCTTCTGCTTCCTGCTTTCTTGGACATCTTTGTGTGTCATGGCATCTCTCttccttcatctcttccttgccacccccccacccccacccccggctttAATCTTTTTTACATTTCAAAAAAGAGATGCACTCAGGACACACCCACCCTAATCCTGCCTAATTCACCTAGCCGAGGCCAGGCCACCCCTAATAACCAACCACAGGTGGAGAGGGTAGGGTTGAACGTGCatgctaaaaaccaaactcaccaccatcgagtccgtgccaactcacagagacggAGAACTGCCGTCTCTGCCGGGGAGCGTCCGCGTCTATGACTgttaatgagagtagaaagcctcatcgttctcctcagGAGCggcagctggtttcaaactgctgacatggtGGTTTGCCGCCCACCtcataaccaccagggctcctaacatcTATTTTGGGGGAAGGTACAATCCATCACAGGGCCCAGATCTGGGTTCTAGAATAACTAAATAACCATGTATAAAAAACACCCCACTCAGTGAACCGTGTCCTGTCCCCACAGCAATAGAGCTCCCCTCCTGGACCTGGAGCTCTGAGTTCAACCACCAGGTAAGTGGCCCGAGTGGGTTCCCTCGGCACAGCGTCCACCCCTTTGCACTGGCTCCCTGCACCCCCAGCATGAGCTCTCTGATCTTCTCTACTCCCTCTCCTCAGAGCCTCACCCAGTTCTTCAATAATGTTCATACTCTGAGAAGAGACTTCAAGGGAAACTCTGCCAACAAGACTATCCAAGTAAGGAGGggaccttggggtgggggggaaggacaGCCTGGGGGGGACTGGGGATGCTTCACATGAGCTGGTCTTCTGCCCATGCAGGGGTCTCTGGTCAGAGGCACACAGAGGCCTACATCTACACTGTGCACACACCATATACGTCCCCATGACACACGGGGCACGATGGAAATAGGACAGAGGACTTAAGAACCCCGGCTCTAGAGTTGAGCCGCAAGGGTTTGGACTTGGGGTGTTTCCACGTCCTGCTCTGTGACctcaggcaaggggctccccctCTCTGGGCCCCAGAGGCCCCCTCTGTACCACCCAAACCACCCGCAAACTCAAGTCCATTGCCTCGACgccggctcacagcaaccctctaggacagggcagaactgcccctgtgggtttccaagactgtccctctGAACGAGAGTAGACAGCCTGCCTTTCTCCAGCGGAGCATCTGGTtgtttggaactgttgacctcgcagtcggcagcccaacgcatagcccCTGCAGACCACCAGGCTCCTGCTTCTACATCTGTATTAGTCTAGGTGTGGGGCCCGAactctgccatcgagctgatgcccGTCACAGCAGaccaactgcccgtgtgggtttcctgtacatcgtgggggaagggggagggggtgcggggggccttcatcttccttctttggagtagctagtggtttccaaGTGCTGGCTTGTGGTTAAGAGTTCAACTCTTCACCCCTGACTCCACCATGGCTTTCCTGTATTAAGCCCAGCAATGGCCAACGGAAATCTCGGGGGACCCACTTTATTCAAATCGAATTTTCGAGAACCACATCCCGCGGTACTATGAGGCTTTCAACCTCAAAAAATACACCAGTCTGCGTAGCCACATCTTAAGACgtaaaaactaaacaaacaaaattcattatttattttcccccaaaacccctattatttattttaaagactcCCCTTGACCCAAGATAGCCTAAACATAGCCATCtgaacatgtatatatatatatatatttattaatttaaattatAAATGCAATCTTACtgtctttgttttaaagtctGCTGTGTATTCTATGATCAGAGCCCACTCAAGTGGGGCCAGTCATGTTTCCAGGAGCCcaaagctcccccccccccggctcTTGGGGACCACACTGGCCGGTGCCTGGCGCCCAGCTGATACACACTAGCTGCCAGCATACAGCTTCGTGTCCCCTGTTTGTCCTCTGGTTACTGTAATGGAATAATTTGCTGTACTTGGAAACCCGGGCGTCTTCCCATCTGTGGCCCCGTGGGCGGCGAGATCAGGGCTCATTGGGCAGCCCTGTGACCTAGGAGCTCAGCCGCTTTGTTACGCATTATCCCCAGAAACTGATTACATTCATGGATAAGCTGCTGACGGACACCAAGTTCATGAAGGACCTAGACCAGCCGTACCAAATTGCCACCCAGCTGCTCTCGGGCCTCGAGCAGATGCTGCGAGCCCTGGCCCAGGCCTTGCCCGGTCCGTCCTTTACCTACCGTTCCCAGGACACAGGTGAGGCTTTGTCCTGCCCTGGCCCAGCCCCAGGCCTCTTCCTGCACCCAGCACCCCCAGCATGGCCCCTCTCCCCTCAGAGTTGTCTGTGCGGGTACGGAAGGAAGACGAGAAAGACGATGGAGACAAGAGGGTCATTGTGGGCCAGTCCCGCGGGCGGGTGATGCTGCAGTGGAGTGTGGCAGCGCCTGTCAACGACTCAGGTAAGAGGGCTAAGGGAGAGGGATGGAGGCCACAGTGAGGTTCAGAATCTGTACCAACTGGACACTGACCCCTCGGGTGGCTCTCCAGGAGACAAAGTGGGGCCCCTGGGCCTGGGTTGGATgctaggagggaggaggaggcagtgaGTCTGTCGGTTGCCCAGGCCCCACGGTGGTAGGCATCCTCTCGAGCGAGAAAATGCGGAACTTGGTGGACAACGCTTCcttggtcctggagctggagaagaaaacGGAGCTGGAAACCATCCATGAGAACCAGGTCCACGTGGCCCGGGTAGAAGTCCTCTCAGCAGTCAACTCCATATTCGTgagcaacaacaacacagagaCACTCGACTCCAACGTGACCTTCACCTTCTCCTACCCGGTGAGTCCTCGGGCCAGGCAGGGTCAGCCCTCCTGCTCTCGCCACAGCCCAGGTCAAGGTGGCCTTCGGCCAACTTcagttccccactccctccagtTTGGCTCCTTCCTCAGAcaggcctcagggcctttgcacctgTTATTCTACCCCTGTGGGGTGCTCTTCCCCTATTGGCCCCTGTCCTTCATGTTTCCTGATCTCCCAACTTGAAATGAAAACCTGTCATCACTCGCTAAGGAGCCCGgtgaggtcggtggttcaaatccaccagctgctccaggattGAAAGATAAGACAGGCtgtttccctggggatttcaaagggttctaccctgtcctacagggttgctgggaatCGGAACGGACTCTATAGCAGTGGGTCTggggctgccccctccccacctttctccagTGCCCCTCTCCTAGCCCTTCCCTCTCTCTGAATGCACGTTCTAGTTTATGGGCTTCCTCAATGGATGCAGGGGTGGGGAACTCCAGTCAGCAAGCTCAACGCAGGCATAAGTGTGTGTATTCACGAATCACTAGTGAACAGTGGACCGACTCGTAAGTAAGCCCACGTGAGCCCATGCTGGCTGTGCTGGCCAGGGCCCTCTGTCAGGGATAGTAAATATGAAGAGGCTTTGCTTCTGTaggcgtcctggtggcagagtgcttcTGTATCGGGCTGCCATCCGCAAAATCTGCAAttcaaatcccccagctgctccgcgggaaaaagacagggctttctactcctctcagTGTGAACGTCtgggaatctcacaggggcatttcaatCCTGTCCTATAGCGTCTCCGGGACTCAGCCGGGACTCGATGTGagcttttgttttgatttgggtGTGCTTTGAGTTGAATtgtttgattctgtaggaagctGTCAGGGGAGAGGggtttgtgagagagagagatacgcCAGCCCTACCAAGCAGCAGAGCGTGGAAGAAATGTGAAGCTGTTCACCACCTAGTCAGAAATAACCATAAGGAAGCATACGGACTGCGTAACTCAACACTGATTAGCATGTACCATCCATctgcccctgccctgccagccCCGAGAACACAGAAATTGAGGTCTGCTGCGCTCActgccctgctggtgcagtggttacctgtcgggcagctaactgcaaggtcagcggttggaaaccaccagccgctccttgggagaaagatgagaccttctattcccagcaagtccattccaactcctagggaccttgtaggatagggtagaactgcccccgtgggcttccaagattacaactctttaagagagtagaaagcctcatctttctctggagaagcagctggtggtttcgaactacttgaTTCATGGTTAGTTTCCCCAATGCATGAtgcactatgcccccagggctgctGCCAGACCACAGGGCCTCAGTAAGTTCTGGTCAAGGCGAAGATGCTGTCTCcaagctcagaaacccagagtggGCTGTGGCTGACCTCTCTGACTGTCCCACCTTCCCACAGCCAAAGACGCCGGAGCCTTTGCAGGAGCTGCTCTGTGCCTTCTGGAAGGCTGACAACAAAGGGAGCGGGTACTGGGCCACCCAAGGCTGCAAGACACTAGGCAGCAGGAATGGCAGCACGACCTGTGAGTGCGAACACCTGAGCAGCTTCGCCATCCTCATGGCCCACTACAAAGTGCAGGTGAGCAGCCCGGGCCGCCCCACAGGCCATTGGTGGGGGAGATGGCCAGGTGGTTCTCAGTGTTCTTGCCCAACTGCTTGTTCCAATATTTCCATGAACGGTCAACCGAGGGAGCCCCACATCCCATCTCCTAGCTCTccctctcaaacaaacaaacaaaccaaaaaaaaaaacaaaactcactgccatcacgtcaattccagctcatggtgaccctccaggacagggtagaactgctcctgggagttgtcgagactgtaattttttacaggagtagaaagccccatcttcctccctagcctcatctttctccatcgaagtggcgggtggtttcaaactgctgacctttcgcaacatgtaactactgtgccatcagggctcgctATGCTCCCTTAGTATtgtgttctgactcctagcgacactCTGGAAGAGTGCAGCATGGCCACGTAGGGTTCCCAAGGGTGTCCTCTACTGGGAGGGCCCTGCTGACGTAATGGGCCAAGCATTATGCGACTAACCCAACCCGCCAGTCACTCGGACAGAGAACACTAAGGCTGTCTGCCGCTGCACAGATGTACTGTTGTTGtctggtgccattgagttggttccggcccatagtgaccctatgtgtgccctaagcacaagagaacgaaacactttcgggtcctgtgccatgctcacattgTCCCTGTGTCTGAGCCCGCTGTTGGAACCATTGTATCACTCCACcaaacacggtgtccttctccagggactgctctttccCGACAACATGTCTTAAGTCTggaagacgaagtctcgccatccctgcCTCGAAAGAGCACCCTGgctgcactttttccaagacagagcgcagtctgtggtacttacaatattcttctccagcaccacagttcaaacgcaCTGGCTCGTCTTCGAGCTTCCTGATTCAGCGTccgactttcacgtgcatatgtgaGGCGATTGGAAAATGCCATCACTTGTAAAGACTTACCGTTGGGGATCCATTCTGCTCTGCCCTCGTGAGGGTAGCTGtgagcagtggatttggtttgggggcttaatctttactggagcagagcaCGAGGGCTCGCTAAAACAaagccaaaatcactgccattgaggcaaggctgactcatagggtagacctgcccttacTGGGCTTCCAAGCCTGTGGCTCTTGACCAGAGTAAGaagaccttgtctttctccctcggagcagctggtggttttgaacagctgacttttcaGCTAGCAACCGACCCTGTAACCACTACAACAGGGCTACTGCCAGGGCTCCCTAGGACTCCACAGCTAGCAGCCTGGCAGTGCACTGCCCAGCCCTCTCCAGCAGCCCCTTGCCGTCCCCACACACCAGTTGTTACATTTGTGGCCTCAGTGAGGTGGCAGCAACCGGGTGGATAACTGGTGCTggtcaggcagagtagagaaggctGGTGTTCTATGCCAAAGGCCCAGATGAACCCAAGGGAGGAGCCCAAGAGTTGGTAGGGGTGGCCCGGGTAGGAAGGGTGGGAGATGAGGTCTGAGAGTGGTGAAAGACGGATTCTGCCATGACGCTGCCCTGAGACCTTGCCCAGCGCCACGGGAATAGGGGCAGACAACGCAAGTGAACCAGACAGGCTGCCCAGGTGCCCACGCGAGGGTTTTATTTTGGATTTGAGTGACACAGGCAGGCTTGCTGAGGGCGACCGCCAGGAGATGAGTCCCGAAGGCTGGTTCCCAGGCAGCCCCGAGAGCGCAGAAAGATCTCGCCGGATCCAACCCCGCCCACACGGTCCCTTCCGCAGGACCCGAGGCTGGCGATGATCACCAAGGTGGGGCTGTCGCTGTCGCTCATCTGCCTGCTGCTGTGCatcctcaccttcctgctggtgcggCCCATCCAGAGCTCGCGCACCACCGTGCACCTGCACCTGTGCATCTGCCTCTTCGTGGGCTCCGCGATCTTCCTGGCCGGCGTGGAGAAAGAGGGCGGCGAGGTGAGGCCACACCCGGTGTgcgtccaggccccgcccctccctccgcccccgcccccgccggggATCAGGCCCCTCCCCAACCACTTCCGGGCAAGGGCGCAGCCGCGCGGGGCTCCGCCCACCCAACGGGAGCTGTCCGGGGCTGTCTCCGGGCCTCCGGGCCGTAGCTCCACCCACGcgcggccaggccccgcccatctcCCCGCCCGCGCTGACGTCGTCCTCCGCCCCGCAGGTGGGGCTGCGCTGCCGCCTGGTGGCCGGCCTGCTGCACTACTTCTTCCTGGCGGCTTTCTGCTGGATGGGCCTGGAGGGGCTGGAGCTCTACTTCCTCGTGGTGCGTGTGTTCCAGGCTCAGGGCCTGAGAACGCGCTGGCTCTGCCTCTTGGGCTACGGGGTCCCCAGCGTCATCGTTGGCATCTCAGCGGCTGTCAACAGCGAGGGCTATGGCCGCACCAGCTAGTGAGTGTGGCAGGCTGGGGCCAGGGGACCTTGCCCTGCacacatggcctggggctcctgagGTGCTGACCCAGACGCCTGTGCTCTCCTGCAGCTGCTGGCTGAACCCAGAAAAGGGCTTCCTCTGGAGCTTCCTGGGACCTGTGTGTGTCATCATTCTGGTAACTGCCCTCCAGCCCctacttcccccctccccttagACCACCCTAGCCTCTGAATTCTGGGGCACCTGCTAATCCAAACCACCTACTCGGCCCTCTTAGTGCAACTCGGTCATCTTTGTGATTACGGTCTGGAAGCTCACTCAGAAGTTCTCTGAAATCAACCCGGACATGAAGAAATTAAAGCAGGCGAGGTGAGAGGAGGGCTAGAGAGCAGAAGCTGGGGGCTAGGGGGACCCAGGCAGGCCCTGCTGAGCTGGCCTGCCTCTGCTCTCCCTAGGGTCCTGACCATCACGGCAGTGGCCCAGCTCTTGGTGCTGGGCTGCACCTGGGTCTTTGGCTTGTTCCTTTTTGACCCGAACAATTACGTCCTGTCCTACATCTTCACCATCCTCAACTGCCTGCAGggcctcttcctcttcctgctgcacTGTCTGCTCAACAAGAAGGTGCCCTAGGCGGGCAGGGGGATCCTGGGGAGGCACGGGTGGGCAGGAGCAGGACGCTCTGGCCCCTAACCTGGCACCTGGACCCACAGGTGAGAGAAGAGTATTGGAAGTGGTTCTCTGTGGTCACCAGGAACAAGTATTCAGAATTCATATCCACATCTGCCACCAGTCACCAGCAGACCC
Proteins encoded in this window:
- the ADGRE5 gene encoding adhesion G protein-coupled receptor E5 isoform X1 gives rise to the protein MGGPRPGVFLGLCLLLALLDIRSQEAGRADCASWCPPNSICINATTCRCNPGFISEFGEIITSRLDFCDDVNECALPHEEDCGSFAQCENVEGSFFCMCQPGFELVSGGRKFKNASENTCQDVDECQQIPKPCPKSSTCRNTVGHYRCLCHPGFEFSPQDPKQCTDVNECNLKPSPCRNTTHCCNKLGSYQCFCRPGWKPKPGSPHGPNTTDCEAIELPSWTWSSEFNHQSLTQFFNNVHTLRRDFKGNSANKTIQKLITFMDKLLTDTKFMKDLDQPYQIATQLLSGLEQMLRALAQALPGPSFTYRSQDTELSVRVRKEDEKDDGDKRVIVGQSRGRVMLQWSVAAPVNDSGPTVVGILSSEKMRNLVDNASLVLELEKKTELETIHENQVHVARVEVLSAVNSIFVSNNNTETLDSNVTFTFSYPPKTPEPLQELLCAFWKADNKGSGYWATQGCKTLGSRNGSTTCECEHLSSFAILMAHYKVQDPRLAMITKVGLSLSLICLLLCILTFLLVRPIQSSRTTVHLHLCICLFVGSAIFLAGVEKEGGEVGLRCRLVAGLLHYFFLAAFCWMGLEGLELYFLVVRVFQAQGLRTRWLCLLGYGVPSVIVGISAAVNSEGYGRTSYCWLNPEKGFLWSFLGPVCVIILCNSVIFVITVWKLTQKFSEINPDMKKLKQARVLTITAVAQLLVLGCTWVFGLFLFDPNNYVLSYIFTILNCLQGLFLFLLHCLLNKKVREEYWKWFSVVTRNKYSEFISTSATSHQQTQTLRQSESSM
- the ADGRE5 gene encoding adhesion G protein-coupled receptor E5 isoform X2; the protein is MGGPRPGVFLGLCLLLALLDIRSQEAGRADCASWCPPNSICINATTCRCNPGFISEFGEIITSRLDFCDDVNECALPHEEDCGSFAQCENVEGSFFCMCQPGFELVSGGRKFKNASENTCQDVNECNLKPSPCRNTTHCCNKLGSYQCFCRPGWKPKPGSPHGPNTTDCEAIELPSWTWSSEFNHQSLTQFFNNVHTLRRDFKGNSANKTIQKLITFMDKLLTDTKFMKDLDQPYQIATQLLSGLEQMLRALAQALPGPSFTYRSQDTELSVRVRKEDEKDDGDKRVIVGQSRGRVMLQWSVAAPVNDSGPTVVGILSSEKMRNLVDNASLVLELEKKTELETIHENQVHVARVEVLSAVNSIFVSNNNTETLDSNVTFTFSYPPKTPEPLQELLCAFWKADNKGSGYWATQGCKTLGSRNGSTTCECEHLSSFAILMAHYKVQDPRLAMITKVGLSLSLICLLLCILTFLLVRPIQSSRTTVHLHLCICLFVGSAIFLAGVEKEGGEVGLRCRLVAGLLHYFFLAAFCWMGLEGLELYFLVVRVFQAQGLRTRWLCLLGYGVPSVIVGISAAVNSEGYGRTSYCWLNPEKGFLWSFLGPVCVIILCNSVIFVITVWKLTQKFSEINPDMKKLKQARVLTITAVAQLLVLGCTWVFGLFLFDPNNYVLSYIFTILNCLQGLFLFLLHCLLNKKVREEYWKWFSVVTRNKYSEFISTSATSHQQTQTLRQSESSM